In Daphnia pulicaria isolate SC F1-1A chromosome 9, SC_F0-13Bv2, whole genome shotgun sequence, the genomic stretch ATCAAATGTTCACGTTATATATTAAGCTTTTCAACCTGTCTCAACAAAATAACGGCAAAGTGCGGAGATAAAGGAACCTGTTATGGCGAGCGACAAGACTGCAACGGCAACTATCACTTGACTTCTCTTTGTATGGTTCAGTCTAGTGTAAAAATAGAAACCtgtataattaattttttttatatgatcAATTGCTCATAGCTCCGGGCACTGATGTGAACAAGGTTGCAAAAGCAGTTCAACAGGTAAGTTGGTGTCGATTTTCCCACTGACCGCATTTCAATAGAAAATAGCCTATCAGCTAATTATAAATCATATGCGTCTAGATGAGGATTGCAGTGCGTGATTGCCAACTGCCCGATTACACTGACCAATATCTTATTAAATGGCTAAGCGGTAAGAATTTTCACtctgaaatattattttccccATGGAGATTATTTAATTGATATAATTTtacgtaaaataaaaagtacatGATTTCGATGCGGTTAGAGCCGAGAAAATGCTCAGGCAGGTAAGCTTTTCGAACGACTTCAAGTATTCATTCTTTTCAGTCTAATAATTTCTCTATCAAAACCTAAAGTGCTTGGAATGGCGGCAATTAAATCGAGTAGATGAAATCCTAGAAGTTTACACACCCAGcgaagttttcaaaaaatactaTTCTGATGGAAAAGTTGGATTTGACAAATGTGGCTGCCCCGGTAAATTATATAACAGTATAGcttcatttcaaaatcactTAATCAAATGGTACCGCATTATTATTTGTCTTTCCGTCGCACCTGCAGTCTTCATTTCTGCAATAGGAAGAGTTGACCCTAAAGGTATATTAGAGTCCATAGGATTTAATCAAGTATAGTCATTTATAACTGATACTATATTTTTTATCCGATTTAGGAATTTTTTTGAGCTCAATCAAGAAAGAAcattcagatttttttatatGGCTGGAGGAAACGTATGCCAGACGAGGCAGAGAAGCAACTGATTGCACCGGCAAACCAGTGGGAATGAGTACAATAATTTTAGACTTTGAACATTTTTCGATGAAGCAACTGACATGTAAAACAGGTAATAATGCATTACTACTAGATGGTGCAGTAGAGTGCAAGCGTTAGTCTTTAAATCATCAAATCTTCCTTTACAGTGGTGCAACAAATGTTTGAAGTGGTCAAGTTAAAGACGGGCTATTATCCAATGGAGTATCGCCGAATTTTTGCCATTAATGGTATTCGAGAAATTTtacaacacacaaacaaatttaatcTCCAAATTAAAatggtgtttgttttttgtttgttttttaaccgAGAAAGCTCCGAAATTATCCTTTCAGTTAATGTTTACCATGGTGAAACCGTTTGTACCTGAGTGCGTGCTTGGTACAATTAAAGTTTTCGGTAGCAACAAGGCGGAATGGACGGCCGCTTTGTTAGAGGAAATCGACGCTGATCAACTTCCTGCATTTTACGGCGGTACCATGACCGATCCGGATGGGGATCCCAAATGTCCCAGCAAGGTATTATCTTTAAGTCCATTTATTGAATGTTGTTGGCTAATCCTCTATGAAATTACATAGTTCAATATGGGTGGAGAGGTACCTCAGACGTATTACCTGAAAAATAGCGCACCTGTGCCCAAGGACAACATGCAAACAGTAAACATAATCGCTGGTGCTGGTGGACGGAAAAAACTGAAACTCAATGTTACCATCGCGCGTTCCGTATTGAGGTATATTGAATCATCTGGATAATACCGATATAATCTTGGGTTTCAGTAAAACGTTAATTCAAACAGGTGGGAGTTCATGACGGAGGGAGGAGACATCCGATATCGAGTCTACATCAAGAAATCTAAAGGAAACGTTGTCGATGTAATTCCACTTGATCGAGTTGACAGCCATTTGACGATGGAAGAAGGCCAGTTTACTTGTGACGAGCCTGGCAAATGTAAGTTACACTATTGTTCTGCTGGTTTTCGGATCCACGTCTTTAATTATTTGGAATTTGCGAATAGATGTCTTCGAGTTTGACAACACTTTCAGCTATCTGCGAACCAAGAAACTCCACTATCACATTTATTTCGATCCGCCTTTATagaaataacaacaacgaaaaaaaagtagaaaagcgATTGGCAGTAAAACGGTTAGATTTTCAATGCAATAATCAATAATTCcggtaatttattttattatttaaagaatTATTTATAAAATCCTTTGTAATACCCATGAAATCAATAAAGCAGTGGAAATTTGCTGGTTTTTGGTTACATGTTCTCTGACTTATCAAGCCAGCTTTCGGTAATCAAATATGTGGCGCTACGCCAGATGTTTTCCTCCCAATTGAAGCTGTCTAAACATCCAACAATGTAGGCATTTGTCTAGTTGTCAGGGTTTCAGTAGCCAGTACGGACGTAAAATAAATACCAACATGGTAAGAATAAAACTGAGAAATATTTCCATAATGATTGCGTTTGGCACTATTTTGACATTTGTGGTTTACCTGTTCTGCAGTTTAGTTTGTTTTAGGGAAACCAATTCAATCGTTAATTTTTCTTGGCTTCACTCGTTTCCCTCCCCCTTGTTTGAATCTCCAATAGTCGGCAAAATGACAACGAACGATCAAACGGACAAGAATGTCATAACCATCGATCGGGATCTGTTTAATTACCTGAGTTATCATTTAAGAGACGCAACGTATGGCGGTGTCGAAAATTACACTCGATTCATGACGGCCCATTTGGGTCTTAAGGAGCTGACTGACGTTGAACCACTCGTGACCGGCATGGGACCAGTTATCAACGACGTGACTTCCTTCCAGTATCCCATCAGCATCGCTCCATGTCGTGTAaaagtcaacaacaacagaaacgaGCGCACCTTGTTTGTGGCCGTCATCTCGGCcccaaacaattttgaaaagcGCGCCACAATTCGTTCGACATGGCCCagtcatttgaaaaatcaatccaACATCAACAGACAATTGAACCTTGTGGGATTCGGTTTCATCGTCGGACTGACAAAGAACAAAACTGTCCAGCAGAAACTGACCGAGGAAAGTGCGAGACACAACGACATTTTACAGGTGAACGTGTACGACAAGTACAGGAACTTGTCAGTTAAAGCGGCTGGTCTGTTGAATTGGTTGAATTCTCGTTGCTCGCAAGTTGACTTTGTTTTGAAAGTGGATGACGACGTCTACGTGAACGTCCATAACTTAGCGACGGTTCTTCATTCGTTTTTACCATCTGAGCCTAGTGTTTACGGCCGCAAGATTGCTGGAGGATCTCCGCTTAGAAATCACAGTTTGTTTTAGAATAAAGTCTGTCAGAGAATAACATTTCATTAATAATATTGCCTAATCTCTTCGTCAGGCAAATGGCCGTCAAGTTTTGAAGAGTGGCCATGGTCCCGGGTTCCAAATTATTTACAAGGCGCTGGAATCGTCATTGCCGGAAGTGCCGTCCGTTCACTACTAGCAGCCGTGCAATCAACTCCTTATTTCATATGGGACGACATTTACCTCATCGGACTATGTGCGGTTAAAGCCCAGCTTAAACTTCTCACGTCCAATAAGTAATGAAAATCATTAGTGAACACGGATCTCATATTAATTATTATCGctgtgattttaaaaaaaattcaacagaaTTTTCGTCGATCGACCAGAAAATCCACCCGCCCCTTGCTTTGTGCGCAGTTCTGTAATGTGGACATCGCCATCAGCAGATCACATGAACTCATCTCACATGGTTACCCAACATTTTTACCAAAGTGCAGCCAATCAACGGTATTGCGTTTTTAAAACTTATCTCTTTGGACCGA encodes the following:
- the LOC124313085 gene encoding SEC14-like protein 2; amino-acid sequence: MHRLTISVGSSRILLVAITCIIMDVMQYPPGNQRVFSVQCGDKGTCYGERQDCNGNYHLTSLSPGTDVNKVAKAVQQMRIAVRDCQLPDYTDQYLIKWLSVHDFDAVRAEKMLRQCLEWRQLNRVDEILEVYTPSEVFKKYYSDGKVGFDKCGCPVFISAIGRVDPKGIFLSSIKKEHSDFFIWLEETYARRGREATDCTGKPVGMSTIILDFEHFSMKQLTCKTVVQQMFEVVKLKTGYYPMEYRRIFAINAPKLSFQLMFTMVKPFVPECVLGTIKVFGSNKAEWTAALLEEIDADQLPAFYGGTMTDPDGDPKCPSKFNMGGEVPQTYYLKNSAPVPKDNMQTVNIIAGAGGRKKLKLNVTIARSVLRWEFMTEGGDIRYRVYIKKSKGNVVDVIPLDRVDSHLTMEEGQFTCDEPGKYVFEFDNTFSYLRTKKLHYHIYFDPPL
- the LOC124313089 gene encoding lactosylceramide 1,3-N-acetyl-beta-D-glucosaminyltransferase A-like; translated protein: MVRIKLRNISIMIAFGTILTFVVYLFCSLVCFRETNSIVNFSWLHSFPSPLFESPIVGKMTTNDQTDKNVITIDRDLFNYLSYHLRDATYGGVENYTRFMTAHLGLKELTDVEPLVTGMGPVINDVTSFQYPISIAPCRVKVNNNRNERTLFVAVISAPNNFEKRATIRSTWPSHLKNQSNINRQLNLVGFGFIVGLTKNKTVQQKLTEESARHNDILQVNVYDKYRNLSVKAAGLLNWLNSRCSQVDFVLKVDDDVYVNVHNLATVLHSFLPSEPSVYGRKIAGGSPLRNHSKWPSSFEEWPWSRVPNYLQGAGIVIAGSAVRSLLAAVQSTPYFIWDDIYLIGLCAVKAQLKLLTSNKIFVDRPENPPAPCFVRSSVMWTSPSADHMNSSHMVTQHFYQSAANQRYCVFKTYLFGPNETLGALVDSQISESALASEFNFRPI